The following coding sequences lie in one Aquabacterium olei genomic window:
- the cobO gene encoding cob(I)yrinic acid a,c-diamide adenosyltransferase — translation MQIENPPVDRQVEKPDGERRGLVLIHTGDGKGKSTAAFGLALRAHGRGKAVKIYQFMKVPSARFGEHRVFEQLGVPIEGLGDGFSWKSKDLEHSAQLARDGWARAAATIQAGEHFMVVLDEITYPIRYGWLDLQAVVEVLKTRPSHVNVVLTGRGAPQELVDVADTVTEMKLIKHHYDAGVPAQRGIED, via the coding sequence ATGCAGATTGAAAACCCCCCGGTCGACCGCCAGGTCGAAAAGCCCGATGGCGAACGTCGTGGTCTGGTCCTGATCCACACCGGCGATGGCAAGGGCAAGAGCACGGCCGCCTTCGGCCTGGCCCTGCGCGCCCATGGCCGCGGCAAGGCCGTCAAGATCTACCAGTTCATGAAGGTGCCTTCGGCGCGCTTTGGCGAGCACCGCGTGTTCGAGCAGCTCGGTGTGCCCATCGAGGGCCTGGGTGACGGCTTCAGCTGGAAGAGCAAGGACCTCGAACACTCGGCGCAACTGGCCCGCGACGGCTGGGCCCGGGCAGCCGCCACCATCCAGGCCGGCGAGCACTTCATGGTCGTGCTCGACGAGATCACCTACCCGATTCGCTATGGCTGGCTCGACCTGCAGGCCGTGGTCGAGGTGCTGAAGACCCGCCCCTCGCACGTCAACGTCGTGCTGACCGGTCGCGGTGCTCCGCAGGAGCTGGTGGACGTGGCCGACACCGTCACCGAGATGAAGTTGATCAAGCACCACTACGACGCGGGCGTGCCGGCCCAGCGCGGCATCGAGGACTGA
- a CDS encoding histidine phosphatase family protein — MTPPLHAWVVAWRHPRPQGAEGRCIGHTDLPVDRRKARRLAHRIRQAARRHGWPRVVYTSSLRRCAAVGRVLRAWGWRHVVDDALIEASFGTWDGQPWSAIPWAEVDAWCADFTDHAPGGGEALRAVLTRVAQWPAAPLPVEAVASTAPRLVVAHAGWMLARRWQLEQPQAPVQAAQWPRAPRYGACWSLGAGASAAGTTASVVSLAASSP; from the coding sequence ATGACGCCCCCGCTGCATGCCTGGGTGGTGGCTTGGCGCCATCCCCGCCCGCAGGGCGCAGAAGGCCGCTGCATCGGCCACACCGACCTGCCTGTCGACCGGCGCAAGGCGCGTCGCCTGGCCCACCGGATTCGGCAGGCCGCGCGTCGCCACGGCTGGCCGCGTGTGGTCTACACCTCGTCGCTGCGGCGCTGTGCGGCCGTCGGGCGTGTGCTGCGCGCCTGGGGCTGGCGCCATGTGGTCGACGACGCGCTGATCGAAGCCAGCTTCGGCACCTGGGACGGCCAACCCTGGTCCGCCATTCCGTGGGCCGAGGTGGACGCCTGGTGTGCCGATTTCACCGACCATGCGCCCGGTGGGGGCGAGGCCTTGCGCGCGGTGCTGACCCGGGTGGCGCAATGGCCGGCCGCACCGTTGCCCGTCGAGGCTGTCGCGTCGACCGCACCGCGGCTGGTGGTGGCGCACGCGGGCTGGATGCTGGCGCGCCGCTGGCAACTCGAGCAGCCACAAGCGCCCGTGCAGGCCGCGCAATGGCCCCGCGCGCCGCGCTACGGGGCCTGCTGGTCGCTGGGTGCAGGCGCTTCGGCTGCGGGCACCACCGCGTCGGTCGTGTCGTTGGCGGCTTCGTCGCCGTAA
- a CDS encoding ligase-associated DNA damage response exonuclease, which translates to MPMPPPLPSAAAAVGDLVVRRPEGLYCPPGDFYIDPWRAVPRAIITHAHADHARGGHGAYLCAAPGEGVLRARLGDIRLQTLAYGQTIHVQGVTVSLHPAGHVLGSAQVRLAWRGQVWVVSGDYKTEPDRTCAPFESVRCHCFITESTFGLPIYRWRPSAEVFAEINGWWQGNVAAGRPSLLLGYSFGKAQRLLAGLDPAIGPIVVHSAVEPLNEAYRAEGVALPPTLRFSEVKDKALWRQAVVLAPPSAARGPMSRTLSGASDAMASGWMQLRGARRRAGLDRGFVLSDHADWPGLVGAIGATGAERVIVTHGQEAVLVRWLQEQGLDASSMETDYGDEAANDTTDAVVPAAEAPAPSDQQAP; encoded by the coding sequence ATGCCGATGCCGCCCCCCCTCCCCTCCGCCGCGGCTGCTGTGGGCGACCTCGTCGTGCGGCGCCCCGAGGGGCTGTACTGCCCGCCGGGCGACTTCTACATCGACCCGTGGCGGGCCGTGCCCCGCGCCATCATCACGCACGCCCATGCCGACCACGCGCGCGGTGGCCACGGCGCCTACCTGTGCGCCGCGCCGGGCGAAGGGGTGCTGCGCGCACGGCTGGGCGACATCCGCCTGCAGACGCTGGCTTACGGGCAGACCATCCATGTGCAGGGCGTGACGGTGTCGCTGCATCCGGCCGGCCACGTGCTGGGTTCGGCCCAGGTGCGCCTGGCCTGGCGGGGGCAGGTCTGGGTGGTGTCGGGTGATTACAAAACCGAGCCCGACCGCACGTGCGCGCCCTTCGAGTCGGTGCGTTGCCACTGCTTCATCACCGAATCGACCTTCGGGCTGCCGATCTACCGCTGGCGCCCCTCGGCCGAGGTGTTTGCCGAGATCAACGGGTGGTGGCAGGGCAATGTCGCGGCCGGTCGCCCTTCCCTGCTGCTGGGCTACAGCTTCGGCAAGGCCCAGCGGCTGCTGGCCGGGCTGGACCCGGCCATCGGCCCCATCGTCGTGCACAGCGCGGTGGAACCGCTCAACGAGGCCTACCGGGCCGAGGGCGTGGCGCTGCCGCCGACCCTCCGGTTCAGCGAGGTGAAGGACAAGGCCCTGTGGCGCCAGGCCGTGGTGCTGGCCCCGCCCAGCGCCGCGCGCGGGCCGATGTCGCGGACGCTGAGCGGCGCCTCGGATGCGATGGCGTCGGGGTGGATGCAGTTGCGGGGCGCGCGCCGACGGGCCGGCCTGGACCGCGGTTTCGTGCTGTCCGACCATGCCGACTGGCCGGGCCTGGTGGGCGCCATCGGAGCCACCGGGGCCGAGCGGGTCATCGTCACCCACGGGCAGGAAGCGGTGCTGGTGCGCTGGCTGCAGGAGCAGGGCCTGGACGCCAGCTCGATGGAAACCGATTACGGCGACGAAGCCGCCAACGACACGACCGACGCGGTGGTGCCCGCAGCCGAAGCGCCTGCACCCAGCGACCAGCAGGCCCCGTAG
- a CDS encoding aminotransferase class I/II-fold pyridoxal phosphate-dependent enzyme — protein MSDGTVEHGGPDAGPAIHWDFSTNANPLPLPDALVLALQTADRRRYPDPAYAALRAHLAAQWACEPDGVHITAGSSEAIRRLTLAASLQGVRRVWVPEPGYGDYRAAAEALGMTVWGWRDEPALCEAVQRPGHDGEPVLCWLCDPNNPTGASLAADTVQSLVAALDAGAPLIVALDRAYTPLRLRGEDPVVTRSASRFWQLWSPNKALGVTGVRAGAMQAPGLPQDLATSSWQAKVARSVAALAPSWVLSAEGVALLHAWHTEPVQSWLADARLTLAEWAAMQKAMLTERGWHCAPSDTPFFLATPPWLHHRATEEAGLDWSAQLNTGLRARGIRLRDATAFGLPGVFRLSVQAPVAQRVLRDALASWRPSQPDGHRYLDKDRPA, from the coding sequence ATGTCTGATGGGACCGTGGAGCACGGCGGGCCGGACGCCGGACCGGCGATTCACTGGGATTTTTCGACCAACGCCAATCCGCTGCCACTGCCGGATGCGCTCGTGCTGGCCTTGCAGACGGCAGACCGGCGCCGCTACCCGGATCCGGCGTATGCCGCGCTGCGGGCCCACCTCGCTGCTCAATGGGCGTGTGAACCCGATGGTGTCCACATCACGGCAGGCAGCTCGGAAGCCATTCGCCGGCTCACGCTGGCGGCCTCGCTTCAGGGCGTGCGCCGGGTGTGGGTGCCCGAACCAGGCTATGGCGACTACCGCGCCGCTGCCGAAGCGCTGGGCATGACGGTATGGGGCTGGCGTGACGAGCCGGCGCTGTGCGAGGCCGTGCAGCGGCCAGGCCATGACGGCGAGCCGGTGCTGTGCTGGCTGTGTGACCCGAACAACCCGACGGGGGCCAGTCTGGCGGCCGACACGGTGCAGTCCCTGGTGGCCGCGCTGGATGCGGGCGCGCCCCTCATCGTGGCGCTGGACCGCGCCTACACGCCGCTGCGTCTGCGCGGAGAAGACCCCGTCGTCACGCGCAGCGCATCGCGTTTCTGGCAACTGTGGTCGCCCAACAAGGCGCTCGGCGTGACGGGCGTGCGCGCCGGGGCCATGCAGGCGCCCGGGCTGCCTCAAGACCTGGCCACGTCCTCATGGCAGGCGAAGGTGGCCCGGTCGGTGGCCGCTCTGGCGCCGAGCTGGGTGCTGTCGGCCGAGGGCGTGGCCCTGCTGCACGCCTGGCACACCGAGCCCGTCCAGAGCTGGCTGGCCGATGCGCGCCTGACGCTGGCCGAATGGGCGGCGATGCAGAAGGCCATGCTGACAGAGCGCGGCTGGCATTGCGCGCCTTCCGACACGCCGTTCTTCCTCGCCACGCCGCCGTGGTTGCATCACCGCGCCACCGAAGAGGCCGGTCTGGACTGGTCTGCGCAGCTCAACACGGGGCTGCGTGCGCGCGGCATTCGGCTGCGCGACGCCACGGCGTTCGGACTGCCCGGCGTGTTCCGGCTCAGCGTCCAGGCGCCCGTGGCGCAGCGTGTGCTGCGCGACGCGCTGGCCAGCTGGCGCCCGAGCCAGCCCGACGGCCACCGGTACCTGGACAAGGACCGACCGGCATGA
- the cobT gene encoding nicotinate-nucleotide--dimethylbenzimidazole phosphoribosyltransferase produces MILTRLDAIADLAQPALAARLQHLLDHKTKPLGSLGQLEALARQIGLVLHSEQPRLTQPQMVVFAADHGLAARGVSAFPSDVTWQMVENFLAGGAAVSVLARQHGLALTVVDAGVARDIAPRPGLLVRKVAPGTADSTQGPAMTPAQCEAAMAAGAEVVRSLPGNAVLLGEMGIGNTSAAALLMAKLTGLPLARCVGRGTGLDEAGLARKLAVLEAALQRHADVQAPLAVLAAVGGLEIAAMCGAVLEAAALDRVIVVDGFIASSAVLVAQALQPRVLQRCVFAHQSDESGHADMLAHMGVQALLKLNLRLGEGSGAALAWPLLDSACRILCEMASFESAGVSQPDDVAPAA; encoded by the coding sequence ATGATCCTCACCCGCCTCGACGCCATTGCCGACCTCGCCCAGCCCGCGCTTGCCGCCCGCCTGCAGCACCTGCTGGACCACAAGACCAAGCCGCTGGGCTCGCTGGGGCAGCTCGAAGCGCTGGCCCGCCAGATCGGTCTGGTGCTGCACAGCGAACAACCCCGCCTGACCCAGCCGCAGATGGTGGTGTTCGCCGCCGACCACGGCCTGGCCGCCCGCGGCGTGTCGGCCTTTCCCAGCGACGTGACCTGGCAGATGGTGGAGAACTTCCTGGCTGGCGGCGCCGCTGTCAGCGTGCTGGCCCGCCAGCACGGCCTGGCGCTCACCGTGGTGGACGCCGGCGTGGCCCGCGACATCGCGCCGCGCCCGGGTCTGCTGGTGCGCAAGGTGGCGCCCGGCACGGCCGACAGCACCCAGGGGCCGGCCATGACGCCCGCGCAGTGCGAAGCCGCGATGGCGGCCGGCGCCGAGGTCGTGCGTAGTCTGCCCGGCAATGCGGTGCTGTTGGGTGAAATGGGCATTGGCAACACCTCGGCCGCCGCGCTGCTGATGGCCAAGCTGACCGGCTTGCCGCTGGCTCGCTGTGTGGGCCGCGGCACTGGGCTGGACGAAGCCGGTCTGGCGCGCAAGCTGGCCGTGCTCGAGGCCGCGCTGCAACGCCACGCCGATGTGCAGGCGCCGCTCGCGGTGCTGGCGGCCGTGGGTGGCCTCGAGATCGCCGCGATGTGTGGCGCCGTGCTCGAAGCGGCCGCGCTCGACCGCGTCATCGTGGTCGACGGCTTCATTGCGAGCAGCGCCGTGCTGGTGGCCCAGGCCCTGCAGCCGCGCGTCCTGCAACGCTGCGTGTTTGCGCACCAGTCCGACGAGAGTGGCCATGCCGACATGCTGGCCCACATGGGCGTGCAGGCCCTGCTGAAGCTGAACCTGCGCCTGGGCGAAGGCTCGGGCGCGGCGCTGGCCTGGCCACTGCTTGATTCGGCCTGTCGCATCCTGTGCGAGATGGCGAGCTTCGAATCGGCGGGCGTCAGCCAGCCGGACGATGTCGCGCCTGCCGCATGA
- a CDS encoding cobyric acid synthase — protein sequence MTARTVMVLGTTSGAGKSWLATALCRWYARQGLKVAPFKAQNMSNNARVVPGLCGAPGEIGSAQYFQALAARTVPDVRMNPVLLKPEHDTGSQVIVMGEVRDDLRAIPWRERSEALWPHARQALDELRASHDVVVMEGAGSPAEINLHSSDYVNMRTARHAGAACLLVTDIDRGGAFAHLYGTHQLLPPDERALIRGFVLNRFRGDASLLAPGPEQLQALTGVPTVGVLPMWRGHGLPEEDGVFDDAPTGAGVSGLLRVAVVAYPRLSNLDEFQPLRGAPGVRLSWARHPRDLDGVDWVILPGSKHTRADLRWLRTQGLADAIVAHARAGRRVLGICGGLQMLGAAVCDPDGIEGEPVVREPGLGLLDLVTTFDHRKLLSETTAHVVADATEAGPWAALRGLTVRGYEIHHGRTHRVSATSPTTAVLHDARGQPLGWQRGPVLGLYLHGLFEDATAMRALFGQDAPVLDHVMDGLADFIDHHMAPGALHHLLDTR from the coding sequence ATGACGGCCAGGACCGTGATGGTGCTGGGCACCACCAGTGGCGCGGGCAAGAGCTGGCTGGCGACGGCCCTGTGCCGCTGGTATGCCCGGCAGGGCCTGAAGGTGGCGCCCTTCAAGGCGCAGAACATGAGCAACAACGCCCGCGTGGTGCCCGGTCTGTGCGGTGCCCCGGGCGAGATCGGCAGCGCGCAGTACTTCCAGGCGCTGGCCGCCCGCACCGTGCCCGATGTGCGCATGAACCCGGTGCTGCTCAAGCCCGAGCACGACACCGGCAGCCAGGTGATCGTGATGGGCGAGGTGCGCGACGACCTGCGTGCCATCCCGTGGCGCGAGCGCAGCGAGGCCCTGTGGCCGCACGCGCGGCAGGCGCTCGATGAACTCCGTGCGTCGCACGACGTGGTTGTGATGGAAGGCGCGGGCTCGCCGGCCGAGATCAACCTGCACAGCAGCGACTACGTCAACATGCGCACCGCGCGCCATGCTGGTGCCGCCTGTCTGCTCGTCACCGACATCGACCGGGGCGGTGCGTTCGCCCACCTTTATGGCACACACCAGCTGCTGCCGCCCGACGAGCGCGCACTGATCCGGGGCTTCGTGCTCAACCGGTTCCGCGGCGATGCGTCCCTGCTCGCGCCGGGCCCTGAACAACTGCAGGCTTTGACCGGTGTGCCGACCGTGGGCGTGCTGCCCATGTGGCGCGGCCACGGCCTGCCCGAGGAGGATGGCGTGTTCGACGACGCCCCCACGGGCGCTGGCGTGTCGGGCCTGCTGCGCGTGGCCGTGGTGGCCTACCCGCGGCTCAGCAACCTCGACGAGTTCCAGCCCCTGCGCGGCGCACCCGGCGTGCGCTTGAGCTGGGCGCGGCATCCGCGTGACCTCGATGGCGTGGACTGGGTCATCCTGCCCGGCTCCAAGCACACACGGGCCGACCTGCGCTGGTTGCGCACACAGGGCCTGGCCGACGCCATCGTGGCCCATGCGCGCGCCGGCCGGCGTGTGCTCGGCATCTGCGGTGGCCTGCAGATGCTGGGGGCGGCCGTGTGCGACCCCGATGGCATCGAAGGCGAGCCCGTGGTCCGCGAGCCCGGCCTGGGCCTGCTGGACCTCGTCACCACCTTCGATCATCGCAAGCTGCTCAGCGAGACCACGGCGCATGTCGTGGCGGACGCCACCGAGGCCGGGCCGTGGGCAGCGCTGCGTGGCCTCACCGTGCGCGGCTACGAAATTCACCATGGCCGCACCCACCGGGTCAGCGCGACCAGCCCGACCACCGCTGTGCTGCACGACGCGCGCGGGCAGCCCCTCGGCTGGCAGCGCGGCCCCGTGCTGGGCCTGTACCTGCACGGCCTGTTCGAGGACGCGACCGCGATGCGCGCGTTGTTCGGGCAGGACGCGCCGGTGCTCGACCACGTGATGGATGGCCTTGCCGATTTCATCGACCACCACATGGCGCCCGGCGCCTTGCATCACCTGCTCGACACGCGCTGA
- a CDS encoding adenosylcobinamide-GDP ribazoletransferase, which produces MKALVHQLRLFFVALQFLTRVPTPAWVGFEPAWLQTCLRYFPLVGALVGLAGALVLAVAIGWWPPAVAVVLSMAFTVWLTGGFHEDGWADTCDALGGAVDRERALVIMKDSRLGSYGALGLIGLLGLKATVLSALTTPLHTELGSADTSHIRTVLLAWSMMALVWCHAASRLVPVLLMTVLRYAGDLEHAKAKPLALQVDRVTVIGAVVSTALVALALWLNLWDASWPTGTLGTALGRSLLAMALVLGFCWHWFRRRLGGYTGDTLGASQQLAEVAGLLAWLTVVHPVA; this is translated from the coding sequence ATGAAAGCCCTCGTCCACCAGTTGCGCCTGTTCTTCGTGGCGCTGCAGTTCCTGACCCGCGTGCCCACGCCTGCGTGGGTCGGCTTCGAGCCGGCGTGGTTGCAGACCTGTCTGCGCTACTTTCCGCTGGTGGGCGCGCTGGTCGGGCTGGCCGGGGCGCTCGTGCTGGCTGTCGCCATCGGCTGGTGGCCGCCGGCAGTGGCCGTGGTGCTCAGCATGGCCTTCACGGTGTGGCTCACCGGCGGTTTCCATGAGGACGGCTGGGCCGACACCTGCGATGCGCTCGGCGGCGCGGTGGACCGTGAGCGCGCCCTGGTCATCATGAAGGATTCGCGCCTGGGCAGCTATGGCGCACTCGGTCTGATCGGCCTGCTGGGGCTGAAGGCCACGGTGCTGTCCGCACTGACCACGCCACTGCACACTGAACTCGGCAGCGCCGACACCAGCCACATCCGCACCGTGCTGCTGGCCTGGTCGATGATGGCGCTGGTGTGGTGCCATGCGGCTTCGCGCCTCGTGCCGGTGCTGCTGATGACCGTGCTGCGCTATGCCGGCGACCTCGAACACGCCAAGGCCAAGCCACTGGCCCTGCAGGTCGACCGCGTGACGGTGATCGGTGCCGTGGTCAGCACGGCGCTGGTGGCGCTGGCGCTGTGGCTCAATCTGTGGGATGCGTCGTGGCCCACGGGCACGCTCGGCACGGCGCTGGGCCGCAGCCTGCTCGCCATGGCGCTGGTTCTGGGCTTCTGCTGGCACTGGTTCCGCCGTCGGCTGGGCGGCTACACGGGTGACACCCTCGGTGCCAGCCAGCAGCTGGCCGAGGTGGCGGGGCTGCTCGCCTGGCTCACGGTGGTGCACCCGGTCGCATGA
- the cbiB gene encoding adenosylcobinamide-phosphate synthase CbiB, producing MEGLAALSGTVTLATALGVALAIDRAWGEPPAWAHPVVAMGRYLGALGPRLWALPAATARLGGALAWCLGAVLVLAVALALDIGVGVLTAADAPLEQAVLRGALLGVLFKPLLAWRMLRDEVRAVDHALSQSLEAGRSRLGRLVSRDTASLSETEVRESAIESLAENLNDSVVAPLCWFLVAGLPGAALYRFANTADAMWGYRDHRRWMGQWAARVDDVLSWVPARLTAVMLYLAAWRRPDWVALHAEAVRTPSPNGGWPMGAMALLLGVKLGKPGVYTLHVKGRAPLAQDTPQALRWAGRAVVLTAALLTMGYGLYEGYTHV from the coding sequence ATGGAGGGCCTTGCCGCTTTGTCGGGCACCGTGACGCTGGCGACCGCCCTCGGCGTGGCGCTGGCCATCGACCGCGCATGGGGCGAGCCTCCGGCGTGGGCACATCCGGTGGTGGCCATGGGGCGCTATCTGGGTGCTCTGGGGCCGCGCCTGTGGGCCTTGCCGGCGGCCACGGCGCGGCTGGGCGGGGCCCTGGCCTGGTGCCTCGGGGCTGTGCTGGTGCTGGCGGTGGCCCTGGCGCTCGACATTGGCGTGGGGGTGCTGACGGCGGCCGACGCGCCGCTGGAACAGGCGGTGCTGCGCGGGGCCCTCCTGGGGGTGCTGTTCAAGCCCTTGCTCGCGTGGCGCATGTTGCGCGACGAGGTGCGTGCAGTGGATCATGCACTGAGCCAGTCACTGGAGGCCGGGCGATCCCGGCTGGGCCGGCTGGTGAGCCGGGACACCGCGTCACTGAGCGAGACCGAGGTTCGTGAAAGTGCGATCGAGTCGCTGGCCGAGAACCTGAACGATTCCGTGGTGGCGCCGCTGTGCTGGTTTCTGGTGGCAGGCCTGCCGGGCGCGGCCCTGTACCGCTTCGCCAACACGGCCGATGCCATGTGGGGCTATCGCGACCACCGGCGCTGGATGGGGCAGTGGGCCGCGCGGGTCGACGATGTGCTGTCGTGGGTGCCGGCGCGCCTGACCGCTGTGATGCTGTATTTGGCCGCATGGCGTCGGCCTGACTGGGTGGCCTTGCACGCCGAGGCCGTTCGCACGCCATCGCCCAACGGTGGCTGGCCGATGGGGGCCATGGCGCTCCTGCTGGGCGTGAAGCTTGGCAAGCCGGGTGTCTACACGCTCCACGTCAAGGGGCGTGCGCCCCTGGCGCAGGATACCCCGCAGGCCTTGCGCTGGGCAGGCAGGGCCGTGGTGCTGACCGCGGCGCTGCTGACAATGGGATACGGGTTGTACGAGGGATACACGCATGTCTGA
- a CDS encoding ABC transporter ATP-binding protein — protein MTPVLQARLERVQLGRVPVLHDVDVALHAGRWIAVVGPNGAGKSTLLRALGGLVAVTGEVRLQGRPLSAWPAAERARTLAWLGQAESGGEDLRAQDVVMLGRLPYQAWLAAPDAADHIAVQAAMQQTQCWAWRARRMGELSGGERQRVLLARALAVRAPVLLMDEPLAHLDPPHQADWLDTVQALRVQGVTVVSVLHELNMALQADELIVMADGRVRHHGAACSADAQQALCAVFDQRVRLVQVDGQWVALPVSGRQQGS, from the coding sequence ATGACGCCCGTGTTGCAGGCCCGCCTTGAGCGTGTGCAGCTGGGCCGCGTGCCCGTGTTGCACGATGTCGATGTGGCCCTGCACGCCGGTCGGTGGATCGCGGTGGTGGGCCCCAACGGCGCGGGCAAGTCGACGCTGCTGCGCGCCCTGGGCGGGCTGGTGGCCGTGACGGGCGAGGTCCGGCTGCAGGGCCGCCCGCTGTCGGCGTGGCCTGCCGCCGAGCGCGCACGCACGCTGGCGTGGCTCGGACAGGCCGAGTCCGGCGGGGAAGACCTGCGTGCACAGGACGTGGTGATGCTGGGGCGCCTGCCGTATCAGGCCTGGCTGGCCGCGCCCGATGCCGCCGACCACATCGCCGTGCAGGCCGCCATGCAGCAGACCCAATGTTGGGCCTGGCGTGCCCGGCGCATGGGCGAGCTGTCTGGGGGCGAGCGGCAGCGCGTCCTGCTGGCCCGGGCACTGGCCGTGCGTGCGCCGGTGCTGCTGATGGATGAGCCCCTGGCCCACCTGGACCCGCCACATCAGGCCGACTGGCTGGACACCGTGCAGGCACTGCGCGTGCAGGGCGTGACCGTGGTGAGCGTGCTGCATGAACTCAACATGGCGCTGCAGGCCGACGAGCTGATCGTGATGGCCGACGGCCGCGTGCGGCACCATGGTGCGGCATGCAGTGCGGATGCCCAGCAGGCGCTGTGCGCAGTGTTCGATCAGCGTGTGCGGCTGGTGCAGGTGGACGGCCAGTGGGTGGCGTTGCCCGTCAGTGGGCGGCAGCAAGGATCATGA
- a CDS encoding cobyrinate a,c-diamide synthase, whose protein sequence is MSEPTSVQCPALLISAPASGQGKTTATAALARWHVQQGRRVRVFKTGPDFLDPMILSRACGLPVQQLDLWMGGEAHCRQLLWAAAQEAEVILVEGVMGLHDGTPSSADLAMQLGLPVLAVIDAGAMAQTFGALALGLAAYRPGLQLAGVLANRVASAGHAQMLRESLPAGMTWFGGLPRDEAIGLPSRHLGLMLADEVADLDARLDRAAQALGALQPAMPAPVTFTPPPEALPEARLPADRPLHGVRIGVAQDEAFAFLYPANLDVLRALGADVVMFSPLHDETLPAVDALYLPGGYPELHLTRLTGHHAMREAVCRHHAEGRPIVAECGGMLALLDSLCDVTGLRAPMWGLLRGEGTMQARLVNLGLHAAALPEGTVRGHTFHHAAVSGDAPVALHTTAQRHHGRPEPVYRQRRLLASFLHLYFPSNPAAIAALFQP, encoded by the coding sequence GTGAGCGAGCCGACTTCCGTGCAGTGCCCCGCACTCCTCATCAGCGCCCCGGCTTCCGGCCAGGGGAAGACGACGGCCACGGCCGCCCTCGCGCGCTGGCATGTGCAGCAGGGTCGGCGTGTGCGCGTGTTCAAGACCGGCCCGGATTTTCTGGATCCGATGATCCTGTCGCGCGCCTGTGGCCTGCCTGTGCAGCAGCTCGATCTGTGGATGGGCGGCGAAGCCCACTGCCGGCAGCTGCTGTGGGCGGCGGCCCAGGAGGCGGAGGTCATCCTGGTGGAAGGCGTCATGGGCCTGCATGACGGCACCCCTTCGTCCGCGGACCTTGCGATGCAGTTGGGCCTGCCCGTGCTGGCGGTGATCGACGCGGGCGCCATGGCGCAGACCTTCGGCGCGCTGGCCCTGGGCCTGGCCGCCTACCGCCCTGGCCTGCAGCTGGCGGGGGTACTGGCCAATCGCGTGGCCAGTGCCGGCCATGCGCAGATGCTCCGTGAAAGCCTGCCCGCCGGCATGACGTGGTTTGGCGGGCTGCCGCGCGACGAGGCCATCGGGTTGCCATCGCGTCATCTGGGCCTGATGCTGGCCGACGAGGTGGCCGATCTGGATGCGCGCCTCGACCGTGCTGCGCAGGCGCTGGGTGCGCTCCAGCCGGCGATGCCCGCGCCGGTGACCTTCACGCCGCCACCCGAGGCCCTGCCCGAAGCCCGCCTGCCGGCCGACCGGCCCTTGCACGGTGTGCGCATCGGGGTGGCGCAGGACGAAGCCTTTGCCTTTCTGTATCCGGCCAACCTCGACGTGCTGCGCGCGCTGGGCGCCGACGTGGTGATGTTCTCGCCGTTGCACGACGAGACGCTGCCCGCCGTGGACGCGCTCTACCTGCCGGGCGGGTATCCGGAACTGCACCTGACCCGCCTGACCGGCCACCACGCCATGCGCGAGGCCGTGTGCCGCCACCATGCCGAAGGCCGGCCCATCGTGGCGGAATGCGGTGGCATGCTGGCGCTGCTCGATAGCCTGTGCGATGTCACCGGGCTGCGGGCGCCGATGTGGGGCCTGTTAAGGGGCGAAGGCACCATGCAGGCACGTCTCGTCAACCTGGGGCTGCATGCGGCGGCCCTGCCCGAGGGCACGGTGCGCGGGCACACCTTTCACCACGCCGCGGTCTCGGGTGACGCGCCGGTCGCCCTGCACACCACCGCACAGCGGCACCATGGTCGGCCCGAGCCGGTGTACCGGCAGCGGCGCCTGCTCGCGTCCTTCCTTCACCTCTATTTCCCCTCCAACCCGGCGGCCATTGCGGCCTTGTTTCAACCTTGA